The segment GAGGTCAAGCAGAGCAGAAGGCCATGGCCTCTTGCATTTACCTCTTGAAgtgatgtgaaagttgctcattcatgtccaactctttgtgaccccatggactgtagagtccatggaactctccaggccagaatactggagtgggtagcctttcccttctccaggggatcttcccaacccagggatagaacccaggtctcccacattgcaggcagattctttaccagctgaactacaagggaagcccaggaatactggagtgggtggcctatcccttctccagcggctcttcctgacccaggaattgaaccagggtctcctgcattagggttagggttagggttgcattgcaggtggattctttaccaactgagctaccagggaagccataaatgCTGCCCTGGAATTCTTGTTAGTGCACTTTGAGATTCATGCTTTGGACTTTTCTACAtcaaattctgctgctgctgctaagtcacttcagtcgtgtccaactctgtgcgaccccatagatggcagcccaccaggctcccctgtccctgggattctccaggcaagaacactagagtgggttgccatttccttctccagtgcatgaaagtgaaaagtgaaagggaagtcattcagtcgtgtccaaccctcagcgaccccatggactgcagccttccaggctcctccatccatgggattttccaggctacttGTCTGTAAATAGCATACAAGATAGGGCCCAATGTATTTGTGAGGTTTATTAAGAAACAGATGCCTTCTATCAGTTTTTATTGTTAGTCATCAGCAactagtaaaagttttcagtgaaGCACCCAAATCTTTGGTCTCAAGCCTAAGGACTAGAGCATTGATACAAAATGAATAGCATATAGAATTTGTGTACAAAGCAGCTATGATAAAGATCACTTGGTGAAGGTCCAAAGATTTGCTAATGTTGACAATCTTTGGAAGAAACGGATTTTTCTTTCATGACTGCTGAGGCTCTCAGATTCTTTTAGAGTGACTGTTTAGACATGTTGTTCAAgtcgctaactcatgtctgactctttgcaaccccatggactgtagcctccatggaattttccaggcaagaacactggaatgggttgccatcttcaGTTTAGAGAtgatgagactttattttcttttaaaaacatcctGTGAAtgcttttatatgtatgtatgtgtgtattgtgtgtatgtgtgtgtgtgtgaatatatatggcGTAAACAAAAAACCTCTAAGGGTTTCTTTCCTTTCATATAAAAGAAGCCCAGAGTTAGGTGGTCCATGGCTTGTATCTCAGCTCCATGAGGTAATCAGACACCAGAACACCTTCTGTTAATAGCTTTTTGGGCCATGGCTCCCACCTTCTGAGGTGCTTCATGGGGGTTTCAAAGTCTAAGTTGACTGATAGAGTTTAAGTCATCATATCTGTATTCCAGgtaagaaggagaaggaagatgaCAGAGCAAAAAATATTTGAGCACCTCTGGGCTAAGCAGTGGAATTCAGTCAAGAACTAAATACTTTGTCCCTATCCTCATGGAGTCTTATGGTGGTGGTAGGATTCAGACATTATAAACATTCCTGCACCtaagtatataattataatttggATTAATACTATAAAAGTAAATAACTGAATTGTTTGAGAGAATGGAGGGGAGCCTAATTTAGATGTGAGGGCAAGATGAGGGGGGTTTCTTGTTTTTAGCAGCCTCTGAACTGCAGGTACCTTTGAGTTCCTAACCAGCCATCTGTGAGTACTGAATGGAGGATAGAAATCTTCATGGTCATCATTCATAAATATGCTTTATGCTTCTGCTTAAGATGTCTGGGAATAAGTTGTGGTTATTCTTATTTCAAGCCCAGCTGAGGAGAAGCATATTATTTGCAGCCAGGATGGGAATATGAACAGAAAGAAATCTCCAGGGGTAAGTTTAAAGTGGCCAAATCTTCCTGATCTTCGTCTgtaagagtttatttttgtttgcccCCTTCTCGCATTCTGTCTTTAAATGAACAACATCTGCAAAATAAAACCCATCTTAAGGAAGGCGTGTAATAACCAAACCATTTTCTGTGCAGAGAAATGAAGAACTAGGTCTTTTCCCTACCTCCTCCCTGTAGGAAGGTAAAAGAACACCTTGAAGAGAAGTTAGGAGCAACTGCTGGGCATTCAGAGGGAATTTTAGGTTGATTAGAAACTAATTTTCagtgtgatgaaagtgaaaagtgaagtcactcagtcttgtccaactctttgctattccatggactgtagcccaccaggctcctctgtccatgggattttccaggaagaatactggagtgggttgtcatttccttctccaagggatcttcccaacccagggatcaaacccaggtctcctgcattgcaggcagatgctttaacctctgtaccaccagggaagccctggtgtgaTGGGAATAGAATTTCAACAGACTAGAAGTTACAGTGGAcccatgcttctttttttttggtggttggttggtttagtcactaaatcgtgtctgactctttgtgacctcatggactgttagcttgctgggctcctctgcccatggaatttcccaggcaagaatactagagtgggttgccatttccttctccagggacctgtACTTCTAATGCTACTTCTACCAATTATTGGGTAAATGTAGCCTTGGATAAGTCACAAAGCCGGAAGTTTGCTACATCCAGGAGAAGAGTATCTTGGCCCATTTTGTTCGTTGCTGAATTCCTAGCCCTAGCcctctgcctggcacatagttggccaataaatatttgttcagagCCTTTTGGAGGAAATAATGAAACAAGTCCATCAATCCCTGTGTGATCTGATTTCAACAATATGGTTGAAGAGCCAGATTGGTAAAGATGTGGCAGGTTGTAGTGTAGAGGGAGTGAGGACGCTGGAGTAGGTCTGGAAACAAGGAGTCTCCCACGCCAGCGTTGTGTTGGGAGGCTGGAGTGGTGGTGGGACAATGTGGCATCGAAGAGAGTGCTGCAGGGAGTTCTTTCTATTGTTCCTCTTccagaaacacaagttggaactTCCAGGGATAATTATACCGCCTCCCACCCCAGCACACTTGTATGAGCAACTAATTTCAGAATCCTTACCTTTATGGAACCAATTTGACATGTTGCCTCAGGATCTACTGAAGGAGTGAGTGTCCTGTAAGCTGTGGGAGAACCAGAGCATCCTCTTTTCTCTAGAAGCCAAGAAAGGTCTAAGCAGTGTGCTCtttctggggagggagggaagaaaaccATCCCCCTACTTGGTCCCTGAATTTGTGGACTTACGCATATGCAATGATGACGATAATCACCACCATTTAAGTACTTACCACCTGCCAGGCCCTGTACTTAATAATTAGCACACTACCTATATTCTGTCATTTAAACCTTCACTGGGGGGTAGACACACTGTTCTTTTTATAGATGAGTTATGGGTTAAGCAGAAGACAGAATGGATATGTGGTTTGGAGCAAGACCACCTTTGAATTTTGTATTGAAATTCTTTGCCTTCGTGAATTTCCGCAATTTATTTAGCCTTATTAatcttcattttcctcatttgcaaaatgaagatCACAAACCTGCCCTTGGGGTGTGGTAAGGATTCAGTGGTGTAAAGCACATGAGCCCGACATATAGTAAACTTAATCCACTCTGCCATTATGGCCATAGTTGCATCTGGAAGCCGTTACTGAATGAGCATCTGTTGGTACATGCCTTTTAAGGCCCAGGGTGGACATGTCTGCAAATATAGggcccttttcttctctttctccccagcCAAGAAAAGCTATTGCTGACTGTCTCTGTGTCTGTCCCCTTCAGCCTCTTGCTGGATAAAGGGAAAACCATACTTTATCCAGAGATGCGGACACAGTTGGCCATGATGAAAAAGAAACCTCCCTTGGAAAAGAGCCGACCCAACAGTGCCATTTCTGCTAAGATGTATCTATCTGTACACCGTCTCACCCTACAAGTAAGAGCTAGGGACCCTCAGGGGAAGATGTCTGGGTGCAAGTCCAAACTCACCTGCCCTCAAGTCTGGAGGACTTAGctttctaatttctttctcttctattctTCCACTCTGGATCCAGGTGCCACAGAAGGACTGGGCTGTGTGTGGGTGAAAGTGGATGTACAGGGAGAGGTTGGAGGAGAGCAGCATTCTCTATTTCTTCTGCACTTGGCTTCCCACACCTTTCCCCTCTCCCGAGCTCCTGGTATAATGTTGCACACACTGGGCTTCTCAAAAAAGTGCTCATGGACTCGACGGATAAAGGCATTTGGGGATACATTTTGGGAAAGAGAAAGACCTACAGtagagcttttttcttttctcttcttcttcctttttttttgctcTAGAAACCAGCATTGCGATATCCTGAACATTTGAAGAAACACTATTCTAACCTGAAAACGGATGGTAGGTTTTCTGATGCTGCTAGGTCTCCAGGTACCATCCCCACTCTGCCCACATTTCTTACATTTGATCTTGGTCCCAACTCAGTGACGTTTGCAGCCACAATCATACAGGGTCACTTGTAGACCTTAGGAGACTGCAGTTTCAAAAAGCACCCCCTCCCAGCGTGGTCCTGACCAGCGGGGAGAGAGCCTCACTACACAGCAGGCGGCCCAGGGGGAGGGCGGGAGCTGTCTGGGAGAAGAGGGCTGAGCTGGCTGTCTGGTCACCAGGTCATAGgaagcagcagcggcagcaacagAGGAAGGCGAAGACAGCCACTAGGAAACAGGTAGAGTGACAGCGAAGGGACGCTTGGGACGCTTGAACGCTTCCACTTGGGGTTGGAGCAAGTGGGTGCAGCCTGGAACAGGAAGGGGTTATACAAGGGATGGGATTCTCCCTGTTTGCTGGTTGTAGATACAAAGTTCCTGTGTGGTTATACTAACAGCCTTCTTTTCAACCCTTTTGGAAAAGATTTCTTCACTTTCAAAAGTCCTAATTCACCTCCTCCTCATGTGGGTTTCAGGAGGCTaaaaggagatgcaagagtgaaCCAGGGAGCCACAACACCTCGCACAAACATTCAGGTGCCGTGGTTTGTGACCCACGCTGTGGTAAGGAGAATATATGGGTTTGGGAGTGACAGAATCCCAGGACCTAGCTGAGGACAGGAGAAGCTGAACACATTTGGCATTTGAGGATCCAAGTTTGTCAGGCACTTGAATGCTCCTTGGAATGCTTTGGTTTGGCTGGTCTACCATGTACCAGCCTTCCTTCAAATATTTGCTCAGCAAGTGAGCTGGGCCAGATGTCTGCTTCACATGGGGATTTGAGAGATGGCCATGAGCATGAGTCAGAATCACTTACTCCTCAGGTCCTACTTTAGAAAAGGAAGCGGTTTGGGGATGAAGAGTTAGCCCGGGTTATTGAAGAGAAGAGCCTCAAGGGCCCACTGGCCCGTGAGACCGGGAAGAGCCAGGGCCCCTCACGAGAGCCCCAGGAGAGTTCTAAGGATGCAGAGTCAGCCACTTCTCAGCCACAGGTTGAAGTCTCAGGGGTCTTTCACGGTCCAGTCCTGTCCAGGAGGCAGGGGGCTAGTTCTTGACCGGCGGTCCCTTTCCTCTAGTGTTCATGCCAGGGATAAGAGACTCCCCCTTTTGGAGTTCTTATCATGTCTGAGCTGAAGGATATACTTACCTCGGTCCCTCTGACGTTTCTCAGTTTGAGTGCAGAATGAGAAGCAAGGAGAAAGAATCCCCCTAAACCGCGGCAGATTCTTCTGCCCTAAATAGACTGGACATCGTTGTCTGTGATGAGGAACTAACTGTTTAATCGTCAGAATTCACCCTCCAACCGTGGGGCACTGGGAAAGTGAGGGTGAGGTGTTTCCTGAGAAGGATGCTTTTCTTGGTTTATCTCCCAACTCATCCTGTTCTCTGATACTAAAAGTGTCTTCTAACCTGGAGATCGAAGAAGCCTCCTGACCTTCACATGGGAGGTAGACAGCACTGGGGCTGTGGCCCAGCGCGGAGGCACCTGCTCAAGGTTAGCCCGGCATCCAGGCTGTTGACAGCTCCCCTGAGTTTCATTCTGGTGCCTTGTTCCTCTTCCTGGTGCCTCCAGTAGGAGCAGCTTTGCTTGGGTGGGGCTTTTGAATTATGTTGTTAGAGCAGTGGCTTGTCCTCTCTGAGTTGAGAAAGGCCTCGTGGAAGAGGTGATTTTTGCACTGGATCCTGGATATTTGTGAGAATTTCCCGGATACGGAAGAgaattcctggaccagggatgggtTGGGTGAACGTGTCTTGGAGGAGCGTGGCTGCAGGGAGCACTGAGCAGTCTGCTGTGGCTGTGGGGTTGGGTATTTAAGGGAGAGAGGTGGATCAGGCTGACGACATGGCCTGCTGAGATGTTTGATCTTTATCCTCAGTGGTGGGCAGTGGTGATCTGCCTTGACGGCACCCGGAGATCAACTGAGGAGCTTTCAAAACCGTAACACCCGTGTTGCACCCTAGACCTATTAAAATCACACTCTATGGTGTTGGGTCCAGGCCTGGGTGGTTTTCAGAATGCCCCAGCGTGTAACTAAGGTGTGAATCAGTGCTGACAGGGAGCCAGCACAACTGTGGAGCAAGGGACTTCCTTGTTTGCCTGTCCCTTTTAGCCTCATACTGCTGGTGGTAGCTTGGAAGAATTGCTCATttaaaggaagagaaacagaagggaaagaaTTAGTGCATTTTGTGACTAGTTGGGGGAAAGATCTGACACAAAAGAGTCATAGATCTAGAAATTGGGGGGTGGGAGGATGTTCATTTTCAGAAGTCAATATAGGTAACTTAGGGATGgcacaagaaagaaagaacaggatTCATAAACTGAACAGATAGACCTAGGAGTCCTTCTGCTACGCTGACATACAGGTGCTTGCCCCTTAGGTTTCTCTGAGGAATCCTGGATCTTTTAACACACAGTTTACCTTACTCACTAATTCTATGATAGATGTGGTCACAGTCCCAGGCGAACAAGAATCACGAATAGAACTTAAGAGGGCCTCATTCCCTTTGACCTGCCTCTAAGGTCCTGGCTGGGGAGTCACCTGTAGACTAGGGGTCAACTAGAAGCCCAGCAATGGGATGTGGAATACCAATAAGAGACTTGAATTGATCTTGTGGTCGCTAGGTCGCAAAACTCTACGAGGTCAGGAAAGCaacaaaaagcagcagcagcagatgaagaCAGAAGGCCCCACCTTGAAACAGGTGAGAGTGTATGAGGTACATCCTGCTAGGGCCCTATTTCGGTTGGCTATGGTGTGCATGCTGAcactttggtcgtgtccgaccccgtgacgctgtggattgtagcctgccaggctcctctgtccatggggattctccaggcaacaatactagagtgggttgccatgccttgctccaggggatctttccgacgcagacagggattgaatccacgtctcttaggcctcctgcagtggcaggaaggttctttgccgctagtgccacccgggaagcccttagTTGTCTACTATTGTATAACAAACCACCCAAAGTGGGACCACAGTGGTTTgttatttctcatgattctgtGGGTTGATTGGATAATTTTCTGGTCTTGCCTAAGGTCACTCATGCAGCTGCATTCAGctggaggctgggctggggcttTGGCCAAATTGTCTTTAGTTCTCTTTTATGAGGCCTCTCCACGTGTCTAGTCTGGGCTTCTTGACAGCCAAGAAGTAATCTCAGGAAGGCACTTTCCTAGGGATGGGCCTGGAACTGGAACCATGTCACTTCtaccacattttatttgttaaaaaaaaaaatcgcaagTCCAGTTCAGATTCGAGAGGAGAGGAAATTGACTCTGTCTCATGAtgatcacttttcactttcaagcattggagaaggaaatggcaacccactccagtgttcttgcctggagaatccccgggacggcggagcctggtgggctgccgtctatggggtcgcacagagtcggacacgactgaatcgacttagcagcagcagcagcagcagcataatggtAAGAACAGCATGTGCTTATAGGAATGGGAAGAACTGCTGGCAGCtgcccaggtttgatacctgggttggaaatatcccttggaggatcccactctagtattcctgcctggagaatcctatggacagagaagcctggtgggctacagtccatgggattgcaaacagtgggacatgactgggtgactaataCATACACACGCCTTTGGAGGCAGTTTACCCTTAGTTAACTGCTGGGACTGGGGAAAACTGCATTCTGGCTTCACGTGGTCAGCGTGCAGGGCAAAAGAACCCATGACACAGCTTCTCTTTTCAGTGTCAGATGGTGGCATTTTGTCCTGTCTTAGACGTTAATTTCTCCAAGGAAAGCATCATTTAGAAAAACCCTTTGTTTCCTAAATTCTGACTCAAGTTTCTTTACACTTTTCAATTTCAGGATTCCACAGAGAGACCACAGACAAACGTTGCTAAGAAATCCCTGGACTCCTCCCGCAGTAAGAAGAGTAAGAGCCTAGGGTGGAGGAACCTTAGAAAGTGTCTTGAGGACAGGGGGAGCAGAACCCTGTTGATCAGGATGGTTCACTTCCCTGGAGGGCACAACCCTCACACCTCAGAAGagtcctccaggctccccagCCCTTCCTTTTCTGTCTTCCATTTTTCATAGTTAATTGGGAGAAGGCTACAGGTGCAGTTGATGGCTGGGTCTTTTTTTAGGTCCCGAATTATCCCAAATAGAATACACTAAGAAGGACATCAAGACTCAGATGGAGATTTTGCTGGAAGACCAAATGAAGTCCCCAAAGAGTGCTTCTAGCATTAGCTGGAACCCGGAGCTCAAACTGCTGAGGATTCTTCAGGCCACAGATGAAGAGGATGAGGAGACCCACCCCTCGGGCACAGAGTGAAGTGTCCGAGGTGTAGGCGGAAGGATGCTCGGGCTCCCAAGCACAGCGGCCTTGGACATGAGGGCAGGAAGGAGCGAGGACTTCGACTCCCTGGAGCCCTTGCCAGGGTCTGACCTTAGGgattctgttttcttcatttgctTCTACTTGCTTCTGaaataaatgagagagagaaaaagcccTTTCTAACTTAGATTGTTTCTGTCCCTTTAGGGCTCAGGGTAATTTTAATGATTAAACACAGCCGCTGCTTATCAATAGACACGTTTCTCTGTTTCTGGGTCACTTTTATCTCCTCGCTGAAACGCTGAAAGGTTTCTAGTTATAGGAAGATGAATTTGGGCTGTGGAAACCCCTAATGTGctgcttttccttttattctctggAAATTGTTTGTCTTGAGGATAACATCTGCATCTGTCAAATAACATTCATTGTTACGTGTCATATTCCTATTCATGTGGTAGGGGACTTGGACTGACATAAAAGAGTCCAAGGATCCAGTTCCCGAGTTACTGAGTCTGCAGGAAAATTTCAGTAATGCTTGTAAAGACTCAAAATTTCAGAGTCTCGGGGTCCCCTGTGCTTGGTTTTTGCAAGGATTTTTTTACAGTGTTTTTGTCCTTAAACttttttaatacagaaaattTCCAAATTAAGTAAAAGAATTAGGTAAAATTATTGAAACTCTCAGGGACCCAGAGTCTTAGGTTTGAGTTATAAAAGCCTGGGCCCCACGCCCATGAGTTTCGGTAAGAGCAGGTGGGGCCCCAGTATTCTCAGCAGTTCTGCTCCCGAGCTCGAGCTTCCTCCCCATAATTAGGGGCTGGATGGAAGAAGAGAGATTCCATCTTTAAGCTGTACTCACCAGAGCTTAGTCTCTGCAACAGGCAGGGGCAGGATGAGAAAGGATGACATTCTGTTCTTCCTGGAAAGTAGCCCTCGGATGTAGAACTAGGGAGGGATGGAGCCCTGTGTCCTTGGGCTGCAGCAGTCTAGAGGAGACTCATCTCACTGAAGTAGGGGGAAAGGAGTAGGTGGGGAAAGGCTCTTCCCTTCACATACCATAGACTCTTGCAGTTCTCACCGAAGTTTTGTAGATGTAAGATAAGGGAGTTAGAGAATGCAaggttcagaaaaagaactaGACTGGCActttacagatcacctttaatgaggcgagaagggACAGCAGTCAGATTAGCGAGCTGCTGCACTAACCTAAGAAAAGAATAAGTATATATAGGCACGTATATGGAAAGTTACTGTCTTAAGGGGGTCtattcttctccaaggttgttcggagtagttatctcttaaatggcTGGGGCAAGGACTTTTGGAGATCGGCCAGAGGCtggaccagctgggagctgggcgtAATCAACCTTAATATCCATTTTTCTTCTGGTGAGagtgttctttgttttgcatgGAATGGtagggaggacctggaggggagttttaactccaggctattttgagctgtGTGACTGTCCTTCAGTAGGTTTTCTTGAACaactgtttcttcatttgttgtaTGCTCTTAGAGCCATTTCCAGAGACTTaaacaaatcaaaataattttcattagtTTTACTGGAGAGCTGTTTGTGGAGCTCGTTGTACTGTGAGGCCAGAAGTGGAACTCTAAACTGGGcctgagaaatttttttttataaagagaaaCTTACCCCTCATCAATTATTTGGTTACCCTAAATACAGTTCAGCCAAGAAAGGCAGATTAAATATTCAACTCCTTTTTTAACATTGTCTCAAAACAGACCAAATTAGAAAGCTGAAACTGCTGTCTATCAATTCTTCATCTTTTTCGAGACAACTCAAAATTATATGACCTCATTTGTGTTACTAGACTGAACTATTCTTAGCTGAATCTTCACAGTAAGAAGAAGCCAAGAGGCATTATGTGgactgtttttctgaaatttttttcctcaaatatatGTTGCTTTGCAGAGTGACTCCTGTGGGCTaa is part of the Bubalus kerabau isolate K-KA32 ecotype Philippines breed swamp buffalo chromosome 4, PCC_UOA_SB_1v2, whole genome shotgun sequence genome and harbors:
- the C4H9orf43 gene encoding uncharacterized protein C9orf43 homolog isoform X3 gives rise to the protein MATETASDTDDRVWWDMDLPDKSQWDETTCDLAGCQHPQCWATIRRIERGHPRLLDSSSKSFLDAEDKLPVLTIVNIADSCFPAKGVICRRHLPGFTFTKARSLLSSKFDSKFEGRKDLPDRDLMNRADRSPKLSVLNLNETKLPCPQDVGNMDVIWIPEKHVSPAEEKHIICSQDGNMNRKKSPGKHKLELPGIIIPPPTPAHLYEQLISESLPLWNQFDMLPQDLLKDLLLDKGKTILYPEMRTQLAMMKKKPPLEKSRPNSAISAKMYLSVHRLTLQKPALRYPEHLKKHYSNLKTDGHRKQQRQQQRKAKTATRKQEAKRRCKSEPGSHNTSHKHSGRKTLRGQESNKKQQQQMKTEGPTLKQDSTERPQTNVAKKSLDSSRSKKSPELSQIEYTKKDIKTQMEILLEDQMKSPKSASSISWNPELKLLRILQATDEEDEETHPSGTE
- the C4H9orf43 gene encoding uncharacterized protein C9orf43 homolog isoform X4 → MDLPDKSQWDETTCDLAGCQHPQCWATIRRIERGHPRLLDSSSKSFLDAEDKLPVLTIVNIADSCFPAKGVICRRHLPGFTFTKARSLLSSKFDSKFEGRKDLPDRDLMNRADRSPKLSVLNLNETKLPCPQDVGNMDVIWIPEKHVSPAEEKHIICSQDGNMNRKKSPGKHKLELPGIIIPPPTPAHLYEQLISESLPLWNQFDMLPQDLLKDLLLDKGKTILYPEMRTQLAMMKKKPPLEKSRPNSAISAKMYLSVHRLTLQKPALRYPEHLKKHYSNLKTDGHRKQQRQQQRKAKTATRKQEAKRRCKSEPGSHNTSHKHSGAVVCDPRCGRKTLRGQESNKKQQQQMKTEGPTLKQDSTERPQTNVAKKSLDSSRSKKSPELSQIEYTKKDIKTQMEILLEDQMKSPKSASSISWNPELKLLRILQATDEEDEETHPSGTE
- the C4H9orf43 gene encoding uncharacterized protein C9orf43 homolog isoform X2; translated protein: MATETASDTDDRVWWDMDLPDKSQWDETTCDLAGCQHPQCWATIRRIERGHPRLLDSSSKSFLDAEDKLPVLTIVNIADSCFPAKGVICRRHLPGFTFTKARSLLSSKFDSKFEGRKDLPDRDLMNRADRSPKLSVLNLNETKLPCPQDVGNMDVIWIPEKHVSPAEEKHIICSQDGNMNRKKSPGKHKLELPGIIIPPPTPAHLYEQLISESLPLWNQFDMLPQDLLKDLLLDKGKTILYPEMRTQLAMMKKKPPLEKSRPNSAISAKMYLSVHRLTLQKPALRYPEHLKKHYSNLKTDGHRKQQRQQQRKAKTATRKQEAKRRCKSEPGSHNTSHKHSGAVVCDPRCGRKTLRGQESNKKQQQQMKTEGPTLKQDSTERPQTNVAKKSLDSSRSKSPELSQIEYTKKDIKTQMEILLEDQMKSPKSASSISWNPELKLLRILQATDEEDEETHPSGTE
- the C4H9orf43 gene encoding uncharacterized protein C9orf43 homolog isoform X1, which encodes MATETASDTDDRVWWDMDLPDKSQWDETTCDLAGCQHPQCWATIRRIERGHPRLLDSSSKSFLDAEDKLPVLTIVNIADSCFPAKGVICRRHLPGFTFTKARSLLSSKFDSKFEGRKDLPDRDLMNRADRSPKLSVLNLNETKLPCPQDVGNMDVIWIPEKHVSPAEEKHIICSQDGNMNRKKSPGKHKLELPGIIIPPPTPAHLYEQLISESLPLWNQFDMLPQDLLKDLLLDKGKTILYPEMRTQLAMMKKKPPLEKSRPNSAISAKMYLSVHRLTLQKPALRYPEHLKKHYSNLKTDGHRKQQRQQQRKAKTATRKQEAKRRCKSEPGSHNTSHKHSGAVVCDPRCGRKTLRGQESNKKQQQQMKTEGPTLKQDSTERPQTNVAKKSLDSSRSKKSPELSQIEYTKKDIKTQMEILLEDQMKSPKSASSISWNPELKLLRILQATDEEDEETHPSGTE